AGTTTAATATTAGAAAGAGCAACAGTCCGCTTGAGAGAAGCGCGAATGCGGAAATAAAAAGGGGAATTGATTTTGTTACCATTGTAACCTCCATAAATGAGATTACTTGAATTTTGAGAATAGATCTATAGACGTTTCGTCACGAAATGTTTTTAGGACCGTGACGATCGTCACGGTTTTCTAAATTTCTGAAGAAACACGGTAAGTCTTTGAAACTTATCTTTGCCGCCATTCGATTCTTTTTCTTTATCCACGGTTTTATCATAAAGATGAACGAGATGATTTCGTAACGTTCCGTCGGCGATTCCGAGAAAAAAGCCGATTTGTTTGCGAGTATATCCTTCGCTTATCAATTCACAAATTCTTAGCTCTTGTTTTGTAAGACCTTTTTGAGAGAGAAGATTAAAGTCCAATAATTCTAAAGATTTTTTTGCCGGTCGAAAGAATCGGAGAACAATCCAAGAGGTCGCCGCTCCGATTAAGGAAAGTAAAATCGTTTGTGATCGTGTCGATTCGATTCTTGTTAAATACAAAAGAGAAAGAGAACCCAATCCCAAGGCGACGCTCAGACATACAAAACCTTCCGCGATTTTATGAAAAACGGATTCGATTTCTTCTCTGGAAAGATAAACCGAAACAAAAACGCTAATGATGGAATCGGCGCCCATTCCTAACGGAAATAGATTCGAACCGAAAAGAGGAATAAAATTTGTACCGAGTCCCAGCCACCAAAAGATAACCAAAACCGGAATCCAACCTCTCACAAGAGTTTCTTCCGGTTTCAATAAGAGAATCAGAGAAAGAAGAAAACAAGTTCCAAATAAGCCGCCGACAAGAATTCTTGCTGGAATTTCTAAAACGGGAAACCAACCCCAATCGTATAATTTCCATTCTCGGATAAGAATGGATCCATCGGAGAAAAAATCAAATTCGATAAGAATCAAGAGCGCGATCGTCGTTGTCAAAACGACGGAAGTCATCGTAGATTTTACCGGACGTCCCGATAGAATTCTACTCAAACTGAGAAGAAGATACGGAACAAAAAAAATAAAGTGGCGAAAAATATGAAAAAAAACGGAGGCTTCTTCGGAAGACGTGGATTTTAAAAGTAAGAAGATCGAAAAATTTCCGCCGGCTAAGGCAAGTAAAAAGATTCGAAAATAAGCTCCGAAAGGATCTCGGTCGCGTATGATCGCAAAGAAGGCGGCGAGGTTTGCGAACATTGCCGCGATGGGAAATAAGTGAACCACTTCCATGAAAAAAGCAGACTATAGATAAGAATTTGATTGGAAATATTTTTTTATTTTTCAAATTATTTTTCTTTCAATCGCGGTTTTTACCTTCGCTCATTGCTCAAAGGATCCGTCGTTTTTGACTTATTATCCAATTCTAAATTTGATGAAGGAACGCCCCGAGTTCCTCGTCGGTTTGACTATGATAGAACGGGAAGGAGCAAGTGCAGGAGCTACAAAAACCATTGCTTTACAAAATGTTAAGTATTCTTTTAAATCTTCTATTTTTATAAGTAGTCCGATTTAGTCCGATAACGAGCGGAAGCTTTAGCGTTTCGTTTTCCGGAACGTTAAACGGCATCGCGATTGATCCAATTTTCGCATTCAATTTCTAATTCATTAGAAATTACAAAGAATTTAGAAATGCCCTTTGGGAAGAGGGGCTTTCTTTGTTCTAAAACTAAACCCAATGTAGAATAAAAAATTCTCCCTTCAATCCTTTCCGATCCAAAAAAAATCTGCCAAAACCCCGGCCTCTCTCTTATAAAAAAGATACTGAAAAGAAAAGTTATAACAATTTCTATTGCAGGCTGCCTAAAGAAAAATGGAAATTCTATACTTTAAAAGAGTATAAAATAAAAATGAGCGTAGAATCGAAACAAGTCGTGGACCTTTTCGGACTCACAAAACTCGGAAATTAAAATCTACAAAATAAAATCGTAATGGTCCGATGACGAGATCAAAAGCTATCAATAATATCCCGAACTCGATCATGGCCGAATATTATTCTCAGAGAAGAGATGACGGACTGATCGTTACCGAAAGATTTTTTAGGCTTCGGTCTCTTTATCGTTCCAAATTCAAAAGCAATTTTCTTAAAAGTTTCGAAAGTTCTGCGTGTTCCTTTTCGGAAAGCGCGCTCATCAATTCGTCTACGCTTTTGACGTGATCCAAAAGAGTTTTTGTAATGACTGTTTTTCCTTCTGAAGTTAAGCAGATGAGAACTCCGCGTCTATCCTTTGGATCCGATTCTCTCTGAACCCAACCCAAAGATTCCAATCTATCGATTCGATTTGTCATCGTTCCCGATGTGATCATCAAGGTTGCGAGTAGATCGCCCGGCGCTTTTTTATAAGGTTTTCCGCTTCTAAGAAGAGCCGCCATCACATCGAAATCTTGAGTAGCAAGTCCGTGCCTTTCAAAAACTTCCTTGTGAACGTTATAAAAGAACATCGAAGACAATCGATGAATTCTTCCTACCGTCCCCATGGCAGTCGTATCCAGATCGGGTCTTTCTTGAGCCCATTGGTTTAAGATAAAATCGACGTGGTCTTCCGTTTTTTTGGACTTCATATTTCCTATATTAAGGAAATTATCTTGACGTCAAGATAAAGTTGTTATTTTCTTGGCCTGAAGAA
This is a stretch of genomic DNA from Leptospira tipperaryensis. It encodes these proteins:
- a CDS encoding helix-turn-helix transcriptional regulator, translated to MEVVHLFPIAAMFANLAAFFAIIRDRDPFGAYFRIFLLALAGGNFSIFLLLKSTSSEEASVFFHIFRHFIFFVPYLLLSLSRILSGRPVKSTMTSVVLTTTIALLILIEFDFFSDGSILIREWKLYDWGWFPVLEIPARILVGGLFGTCFLLSLILLLKPEETLVRGWIPVLVIFWWLGLGTNFIPLFGSNLFPLGMGADSIISVFVSVYLSREEIESVFHKIAEGFVCLSVALGLGSLSLLYLTRIESTRSQTILLSLIGAATSWIVLRFFRPAKKSLELLDFNLLSQKGLTKQELRICELISEGYTRKQIGFFLGIADGTLRNHLVHLYDKTVDKEKESNGGKDKFQRLTVFLQKFRKP
- a CDS encoding MarR family winged helix-turn-helix transcriptional regulator; the protein is MKSKKTEDHVDFILNQWAQERPDLDTTAMGTVGRIHRLSSMFFYNVHKEVFERHGLATQDFDVMAALLRSGKPYKKAPGDLLATLMITSGTMTNRIDRLESLGWVQRESDPKDRRGVLICLTSEGKTVITKTLLDHVKSVDELMSALSEKEHAELSKLLRKLLLNLER